From Stenotrophomonas sp. SAU14A_NAIMI4_8:
AAGACCGCCTACCGCATCGGCGCCGTCTGCGAGCGCCTGTGGCCGCTGCTGCGCCTGCCCGGCGAACCGCCGTTGACCCGGTTCCTGGCCGAACAGCTGTGCACGCCGCACTGGTACAGCATGGAACCGGCGCGCCGCGATTTCGGTTACGTGCCGCAAGTCAGCATCGAAGAAGGGCTGCGCCGCCTGCACGCGGCCTCGTGACGACGGCATCACGCCGCTGAAGGCTTCATCGCGCGCAGAAGTGGCCGTCACCGGTTGCACACCGCCGGATCGGGAGGATGGACCCACGCCATCCACGGCCCGACCCATCGCGAGGAGCGCCATGCTGCACTACGCCGTTATTTTCTTCGTCATCGCCATCATCGCCGCCGTGCTCGGCTTCTCCGGCATTGCCGGCGCCGCCAGCAACATCGCCTGGATCCTGTTCGTCGTGTTCCTGATCCTTGCGGTGATCTCGATGTTCCGCAAGCGCGGGTAGTGTCGAGCCTGCTCGACTGACGCACCTGTAGAGTCGAGCCATGCTCGACTGTTGCAACAGCAGTCGAGCAAGCTCGACTCTACAGAAGCGGGGCCCCGCGCGTCGCACGCGATGCGGGGCCCCCCGCACTACACCAGCGCCTTGTCGGCCGCGTGCCGCTCCAGCGCCAGTTCGATCAACCGCGTGATCAGCGCGGTGTAGCCCAGCCCACTTGCACCCCACAGCTTGGGATACATGCTGATGCGGGTGAAGCCGGGCAGGGTGTTGATCTCGTTGATGGTGATCTTCCCATCCGCGCCCAGGAACACATCCACCCGCGCCA
This genomic window contains:
- a CDS encoding DUF1328 domain-containing protein is translated as MLHYAVIFFVIAIIAAVLGFSGIAGAASNIAWILFVVFLILAVISMFRKRG